A stretch of the Vidua chalybeata isolate OUT-0048 chromosome 19, bVidCha1 merged haplotype, whole genome shotgun sequence genome encodes the following:
- the WIPI1 gene encoding WD repeat domain phosphoinositide-interacting protein 1 translates to MEAAAEAPGAPAALSCFSYNQDCTSLAIGTTTGYRLFSLSSVEQLDQVHESNEIPDVYIVERLFSSSLVVVVSHAKPQQMNVYHFKKGTEICNYSYSSKILSIRLNRQRLVVCLEESIYIHNIKDMKLLKTIMDTPPNTTGLCALSINHANSYLAYPGSATSGEIALYDGNTLKTACSIPAHDGPLAALTFNSTGSKLASASEKGTVIRVFSIPGGQKLYEFRRGMKRYVNISSLVFSMDSQFLCASSNTETVHIFKLEHLTDSRPEEPPTWSGYMGKMFQAATNYLPAQVSGMMSQDRAFATVRLNISGQRNICALSTIQKLPRLLVTTLDGHLYIYNLDPQDGGECVLIKNHSLLGSGKVEENKENDLQPPVPQSYAATVARQSTVPSTSTMPGYSEDGGALRGEVIPEHEFATGPVCLDDENEFPPIILCRGGQPGKAKRS, encoded by the exons ATGGAGGCCGCGGCCGAGGCCCCGGGGGCGCCCGCGGCgctcagctgcttctcctaCAACCAGGACTGCAC CTCCCTGGCAATTGGAACCACAACTGGATACAGACTTTTCTCCTTAAGTTCTGTGGAGCAACTGGACCAGGTCCATGAAAGCA ATGAAATCCCAGATGTTTACATCGTGGAGCGTCTGTTCTCCAGCAGCCTTGTGGTTGTGGTCAGCCATGCCAAGCCACAGCAAATGAATGTCTACCACTTCAAGAAAGGGACAGAGATCTGCAACTACAGCTATTCCAGTAAAATCCTGTCCATCCGGCTGAACCGGCAG AGGCTGGTGGTGTGCCTGGAAGAGTCCATTTACATCCATAACATCAAGGACATGAAGCTTTTGAAGACTATTATGGATACACCTCCCAACACAACAG GTCTGTGTGCTCTCTCCATCAACCACGCCAACTCCTACTTGGCTTATCCCGGCAGCGCGACCAGCGGAGAGATCGCGCTTTACGACGGAAATACTTTG AAAACAGCCTGCTCCATTCCTGCCCACGATGGGCCTCTGGCTGCTCTCACCTTCAACTCCACCGGCTCCAAGTTGGCCAGTGCTTCTGAAAAA GGCACAGTCATTCGTGTATTTTCCATTCCTGGGGGGCAAAAACTCTATGAATTCCGGCGAGGGATGAAAAG GTATGTGAACATCAGCTCCCTGGTGTTCAGCATGGATTCCCAGTTCCTCTGTGCTTCCAGCAACACGGAGACCGTGCACATCTTCAAACTGGAGCATCTCACAGACAG CCGGCCAGAGGAGCCTCCAACCTGGAGTGGTTACATGGGAAAGATGTTCCAGGCTGCTACCAACTacctccctgcccaggtgtcGGGCATGATGAGCCAGGACCGAGCCTTTGCCACCGTCCGGCTCAACATCTCTGGCCAGAGGAACATCTGTGCCCTGTCCAC gattcAGAAGCTGCCTCGGCTGTTGGTGACGACGTTGGATGGACATCTCTACATCTATAACCTGGACCCACAGGATGGAGGGGAGTGTGTCCTCATCAAAAATCACAG TCTGCTTGGCTCAGGAAAGGTGGAGGAGAACAAAGAAAACGACCTTCAGCCTCCAGTACCTCAATCTTATGCAGCAACTGTAGCCAGACAAAGTACAGTGCCTTCAACTTCAACCATGCCAG GTTACTCGGAGGACGGCGGAGCCCTGCGGGGGGAGGTTATCCCGGAGCACGAGTTTGCAACTGGACCAGTCTGTCTGGATGATGAGAATGAGTTTCCTCCT ATAATCTTGTGCCGTGGAGGTCAGCCGGGCAAGGCGAAGAGGTCATGA